In one Aquabacterium sp. OR-4 genomic region, the following are encoded:
- a CDS encoding hybrid sensor histidine kinase/response regulator, giving the protein MALNGDPVVQDDLSALSWVHDELRRSLDTAHKALRRYLKESGEGSDLDRVDPAVLRQARSQLHQSVGVLELVALGPAIELLRAAEAALQRLSAKTRLITPAAVDTIERGSFALLDYIGRRLAGKAVSPLALFPQYKALQELAGAIRIHPADLWPVPFTWRLLPAEAGLLPRHPDAGAIGEVESDLLALMRGAQPSVAARMSEVFAAIGAGTLQAAPHDRAHQQLATLWRLAAGFYEAQADGLLGPDVYSKRVGSQLLKQLRAGEDAEAAERLAHDLLYFCGQAAPRPGVPMSGGPGVRLAAVREVYGLRDAPPVDITVARLGRFDPAWMSQARKRVAAAKEVWSAVAGGDLARLPGLPEQFTLVADSLQRLYPDGGVLGQALQAAVQQTLASGAEPPAELAMEVATALLYVDASLDDADFDHPELVQRIHRLSQRIEQVRQQRDPGTLELWMEELYRRVSDRQTMGSVVAELRASLSEVEKNIDQYFRDPSQRSVLIPVPGQLGSMRGVLSVLGLDQASQAVLRMRDDVAALAETEVDPQRAIEAGTFDRLADNLGALSFLIDMVAVQPQMAKSLFRFDVHTGSLSAVMAREDRPSGFGELDARHEQAQRQAPRDTDALAVTLDFDRMVKQARVQQRAAHPEQGRQGLPLMHLDEPPTQPHGVHPTSADVGSTLRFDRGTDIATVRLERPTEIDDERTIQLPRRHLDDEAKTIQLERRPTPADEGQGATQPHFPSAWGDDDRTLQIPRAAAFDDDQATTIQLPRRDTPAAQPPGHAATVPAPMPPAAPLVDSGLEDDPEMREIFLEEAAEVLQSAGEGLQALQIRHDDHAAMTTVRRAFHTLKGSARMVGLRRFGEASWACEQLYNTRLAEHHGADTDLREFTAEALAYIGDWVSALTAGDASAFDPDVVAHPADALRISHRRLPLGAVLPAEPVADATLPAPAEALPEAQALAPAAPTAPAAPAIPAAGAAPTALPPLPSGLPLPAFDLGLMAGEGLAAVEPADLTPAPAAALPGLLERVPDLPTAADLDFSLAPALDDDTSAAPLLPLEAAAPAPLAQPEAIELTLPDLDLASLDGGAAALPSADALNGAATDPLPLPEAIEAIETVAAAEAIELTDLLLPAEADLAPTQPLPGVPAGPALDVLVEPPAPMDATLPLPAPDAVPDLVLDLDTLAAEPAATPQPTPVAEPEPVLAAEPEEAFKQIGPLRIGIPLFNIYLNEADELSRRLGVELAEWSHELHRPVGETAVALAHSLAGSSGTVGYADLSQLARALEHALERAQDRGHGHADEAALFTRGGEEIRRLLHLFAAGFLNAPEAELLQQLQDAAHAAPEPALTDLGALDGAEPTAPGELPALAQADQDAPAELAPATQPVAPVAADLPDLPAAPAIAEVAEVAEAAMPAPVVPSTVVPVVPAELGRAALLPFTALPEAAAPVATPLRDAGPGLDDEIDAVDSLDEELFPVFVEEGLELLPQLHGRLRDWSQRPGDGAAASACMRSLHTLKGSSRLAGAMHLGEMAHRLESAVARQAARGAAATAADIEPLIAYTDLLEAHFDRLRGVARSDESLDTRFTMPALLAELPAAVPVARQPVAPVQPAAMPAPAPRVGPAAGGAPSRRIDWRQFQAAGVSAATAPQADRSSAATAAQHGSVRVRVPLLDRLVNQAGEVSFSRTRIETDLRQFKGALVDLNENLERLRSQLRDIELQAESQIGSRLEAARAAAQQFDPLEMDRFTRFQELTRMMVESVSDVATVQRGLQRTLQSTEDALAHQARMTRDMQDDLLRTRMVEFEGLSERLYRVVRQAAKETGKPVRLDIVGGSIEIDRGVLDRMTPAFEHLLRNSVVHGIEPAAERAAAGKDATGTITLAVSQLGNEVAVDVRDDGGGLHLDKIRERALALGLLAPDATPDDGELANLVFQPGFTTAAALTDLAGRGVGMDVVRTDVNAMGGRIETASAPGQGASFKLVLPLTTAVTQVVMLRCGERTVAVPSTLVETVKRIPADELAQAYERGLAAHAGRELPFFWLDSLLQGSPRGTLGGRSGQSVVVRSADQRIVLHVDDVLGNQEVVIKHLGPQLARLPGMVGMTLLPSGLPAPIYNPVALATLYGEHARAQATESQREARRAAADARPAPVVAQAPMVLVVDDSLTVRRVTQRLLEREGYRVTVAKDGLDALEKLTGELPSVILSDIEMPRMDGFDLVRNLRSDEQLTRLPVIMITSRIAQKHRDYAAELGVNHYLGKPYAEDELLALVARYARSGVAAAA; this is encoded by the coding sequence ATGGCGCTCAACGGCGATCCGGTTGTCCAGGACGACCTCAGTGCCCTGTCGTGGGTGCACGACGAGCTGCGGCGTTCGCTCGACACCGCGCACAAGGCGCTGCGGCGTTACCTGAAAGAGTCTGGCGAGGGCAGCGATCTCGACCGCGTCGATCCAGCCGTGCTGCGCCAGGCGCGCAGCCAGCTGCACCAGAGCGTGGGTGTGCTCGAACTGGTGGCACTGGGTCCGGCCATCGAACTGCTGCGCGCGGCCGAGGCGGCGCTGCAGCGGCTGTCGGCCAAGACCCGGCTGATCACGCCGGCGGCGGTGGACACCATCGAGCGCGGCTCGTTCGCGCTGCTCGACTACATCGGCCGCCGGCTGGCCGGCAAGGCGGTGTCGCCGCTGGCCTTGTTTCCGCAGTACAAGGCACTGCAGGAGCTGGCCGGGGCCATCCGCATCCATCCGGCCGACCTGTGGCCGGTGCCGTTCACCTGGCGCCTGCTGCCGGCCGAGGCCGGCCTGCTGCCGCGCCACCCCGATGCCGGTGCGATCGGCGAGGTCGAATCCGACCTGCTGGCGCTGATGCGCGGTGCGCAGCCCAGCGTGGCCGCGCGCATGAGCGAGGTGTTTGCGGCCATCGGCGCCGGCACGCTGCAGGCCGCGCCGCATGACCGCGCGCACCAGCAGCTGGCCACGCTGTGGCGCCTGGCTGCCGGCTTCTACGAGGCCCAGGCCGATGGCCTGCTGGGCCCGGATGTCTACTCCAAGCGGGTGGGCTCGCAACTGCTCAAGCAACTGCGTGCCGGCGAGGACGCCGAGGCGGCCGAACGCCTGGCGCACGACCTGCTCTATTTCTGCGGCCAGGCCGCGCCCCGACCCGGCGTGCCGATGTCGGGCGGGCCGGGTGTGCGCCTGGCGGCAGTGCGCGAGGTCTACGGCCTGCGCGATGCGCCGCCGGTCGACATCACGGTGGCCCGGCTGGGCCGCTTTGATCCGGCCTGGATGTCGCAGGCGCGCAAGCGCGTCGCGGCGGCCAAGGAGGTGTGGTCGGCGGTGGCTGGTGGCGATCTGGCCCGCCTGCCGGGCCTGCCCGAGCAGTTCACGCTGGTGGCCGACTCGCTGCAGCGCCTGTACCCCGATGGCGGCGTGCTGGGCCAGGCCCTGCAGGCCGCGGTGCAGCAAACCCTGGCCAGCGGCGCCGAGCCGCCGGCCGAGCTGGCGATGGAGGTGGCCACCGCGCTGCTGTACGTCGACGCTTCGCTCGACGACGCCGATTTCGATCATCCCGAGCTGGTGCAGCGCATCCACCGCCTGTCCCAGCGCATCGAGCAGGTGCGCCAGCAGCGCGACCCCGGCACGCTCGAGCTGTGGATGGAGGAGCTGTACCGCCGCGTCTCCGACCGCCAGACCATGGGCAGCGTGGTGGCCGAGCTGCGCGCCTCGCTGTCCGAGGTCGAGAAGAACATCGACCAGTACTTCCGCGATCCGTCGCAGCGCTCGGTGCTGATCCCGGTGCCCGGGCAACTGGGCTCGATGCGTGGCGTGCTGTCGGTGCTGGGCCTGGACCAGGCCTCGCAGGCCGTGCTGCGCATGCGCGACGACGTGGCCGCGCTGGCCGAGACCGAGGTCGATCCGCAGCGCGCCATCGAGGCCGGCACCTTCGACCGCCTGGCCGACAACCTGGGCGCGCTGAGCTTCCTGATCGACATGGTGGCGGTGCAGCCGCAGATGGCCAAGTCGCTGTTCCGCTTCGATGTCCACACCGGCAGCCTGTCGGCGGTGATGGCCCGCGAAGACCGGCCGTCGGGCTTTGGCGAACTCGATGCCCGCCATGAACAGGCCCAGCGCCAGGCCCCGCGCGACACCGACGCGCTGGCCGTGACGCTCGATTTCGACCGCATGGTCAAGCAGGCGCGTGTGCAGCAGCGCGCCGCGCATCCCGAGCAGGGCCGCCAGGGCCTGCCGCTGATGCACCTGGACGAGCCGCCCACCCAGCCGCATGGCGTGCATCCCACCTCGGCCGACGTGGGCAGCACCCTGCGCTTCGACCGCGGCACCGACATCGCCACCGTGCGCCTGGAACGGCCCACCGAGATCGACGACGAGCGCACCATCCAGCTGCCGCGCCGCCACCTCGACGACGAGGCCAAGACCATCCAGCTCGAGCGCCGGCCCACGCCGGCCGACGAAGGGCAGGGCGCCACGCAGCCGCACTTTCCGTCGGCCTGGGGCGACGATGACCGCACGCTGCAGATCCCGCGCGCGGCGGCCTTTGACGACGACCAGGCCACCACCATCCAGCTGCCGCGCCGCGACACGCCGGCCGCGCAGCCGCCCGGCCACGCCGCCACCGTGCCGGCGCCGATGCCGCCGGCGGCACCGCTGGTCGACAGCGGCCTCGAAGACGATCCCGAGATGCGGGAGATCTTCCTGGAAGAGGCTGCCGAGGTGCTGCAGTCGGCCGGCGAAGGCCTGCAGGCGCTGCAGATCCGCCACGACGACCATGCCGCGATGACCACCGTGCGGCGCGCCTTCCACACCCTGAAGGGCAGCGCCCGCATGGTGGGCTTGCGCCGCTTCGGCGAGGCCTCGTGGGCCTGCGAGCAGCTCTACAACACGCGCCTGGCCGAACACCATGGCGCCGACACCGACCTGCGCGAGTTCACCGCCGAGGCCCTGGCCTACATCGGTGACTGGGTCAGCGCGCTGACTGCCGGGGATGCCTCGGCCTTCGACCCCGACGTGGTGGCCCATCCGGCCGATGCGCTGCGCATCAGCCACCGCCGCCTGCCGCTGGGCGCCGTGCTGCCGGCCGAGCCGGTGGCCGATGCCACGCTGCCCGCGCCGGCCGAGGCCCTGCCCGAAGCGCAGGCGCTTGCTCCTGCCGCGCCCACGGCACCTGCCGCGCCCGCCATCCCTGCCGCCGGCGCTGCACCCACGGCGCTGCCGCCCCTGCCCTCGGGCCTGCCGCTGCCGGCCTTCGATCTGGGCCTGATGGCCGGCGAGGGGCTGGCAGCTGTCGAACCGGCCGATCTGACTCCGGCCCCGGCCGCCGCGCTGCCCGGCCTGCTCGAGCGCGTGCCCGACCTGCCCACCGCCGCCGATCTCGACTTCAGCCTGGCCCCCGCACTCGACGACGACACCTCGGCCGCGCCCCTGCTGCCGCTGGAAGCCGCCGCGCCGGCCCCGCTGGCGCAGCCCGAGGCGATCGAGCTCACCCTGCCCGATCTCGACCTGGCATCGCTGGACGGCGGCGCAGCGGCACTGCCGTCGGCCGACGCGCTGAATGGCGCGGCGACCGATCCGTTGCCGCTCCCCGAGGCCATCGAGGCCATCGAGACCGTGGCCGCCGCCGAGGCCATCGAGCTGACTGACCTGCTGCTGCCTGCCGAGGCCGATCTGGCCCCGACCCAGCCGCTGCCCGGCGTGCCCGCCGGGCCGGCGCTCGACGTGCTGGTGGAACCGCCGGCGCCGATGGACGCCACGCTGCCGCTGCCCGCGCCCGATGCCGTGCCCGACCTGGTGCTCGACCTCGACACGCTGGCCGCCGAGCCGGCCGCCACGCCCCAGCCCACACCCGTGGCCGAGCCGGAACCCGTGCTGGCCGCCGAGCCCGAAGAGGCCTTCAAGCAGATCGGCCCGCTGCGCATCGGCATCCCGCTGTTCAACATCTACCTCAACGAGGCCGACGAGCTGTCGCGCCGCCTGGGCGTGGAGCTGGCCGAGTGGTCGCACGAGCTGCACCGCCCGGTGGGCGAAACCGCGGTGGCGCTGGCCCATTCGCTGGCCGGCAGCTCGGGCACGGTGGGTTATGCCGATCTGTCGCAGCTGGCGCGTGCGCTGGAACATGCGCTCGAGCGCGCCCAGGACCGCGGCCACGGCCATGCCGACGAAGCCGCCCTGTTCACCCGCGGCGGCGAAGAGATCCGCCGCCTGCTGCACCTGTTTGCCGCCGGCTTCCTGAACGCCCCCGAGGCCGAGCTGCTGCAGCAGCTGCAGGACGCCGCCCACGCCGCGCCCGAGCCGGCACTCACCGACCTGGGCGCGCTGGACGGCGCCGAGCCCACCGCTCCGGGCGAACTGCCGGCCCTGGCGCAGGCCGACCAGGACGCGCCGGCCGAGCTGGCACCGGCCACCCAGCCGGTGGCGCCGGTCGCCGCCGACCTGCCCGACCTGCCTGCCGCGCCCGCGATCGCCGAAGTCGCAGAAGTCGCCGAAGCCGCCATGCCGGCACCGGTGGTGCCGTCGACGGTGGTGCCGGTGGTGCCGGCCGAGCTGGGCCGTGCGGCCCTGCTGCCCTTCACTGCCCTGCCCGAAGCGGCTGCGCCGGTGGCCACGCCGCTGCGCGATGCCGGCCCGGGCCTCGACGACGAGATCGACGCCGTCGACTCGCTCGACGAAGAGCTGTTCCCGGTGTTCGTCGAAGAAGGCCTGGAGCTGCTGCCGCAGCTGCACGGCCGCCTGCGCGACTGGAGCCAGCGCCCGGGCGATGGTGCCGCCGCGTCGGCCTGCATGCGCAGCCTGCACACCCTCAAGGGCAGTTCGCGCCTGGCCGGCGCGATGCACCTGGGCGAGATGGCCCACCGGCTGGAGAGCGCGGTGGCCCGCCAGGCCGCCCGCGGCGCCGCGGCCACGGCCGCCGACATCGAACCGCTGATCGCCTACACCGACCTGCTGGAGGCCCATTTCGACCGGCTGCGCGGCGTGGCCCGCAGCGACGAGTCGCTCGACACGCGCTTCACCATGCCCGCCCTGCTGGCCGAGCTGCCGGCCGCGGTGCCGGTGGCGCGGCAGCCGGTGGCGCCGGTGCAGCCGGCGGCCATGCCCGCGCCGGCACCGCGCGTCGGCCCGGCCGCCGGGGGCGCGCCCTCGCGCCGCATCGACTGGCGCCAGTTCCAGGCAGCCGGCGTGTCGGCCGCCACCGCGCCGCAGGCCGACCGCAGCAGTGCCGCCACCGCGGCGCAGCACGGCAGCGTGCGGGTGCGCGTGCCGCTGCTCGACCGTCTGGTCAACCAGGCCGGCGAGGTGAGCTTCTCGCGCACCCGCATCGAAACCGATCTGCGCCAGTTCAAGGGCGCGCTGGTCGACCTGAACGAAAACCTGGAGCGCCTGCGCTCGCAGCTGCGCGACATCGAGCTGCAGGCCGAAAGCCAGATCGGCAGCCGGCTCGAGGCGGCGCGCGCTGCCGCGCAGCAGTTCGATCCGCTCGAGATGGACCGCTTCACGCGCTTCCAGGAACTCACGCGCATGATGGTCGAGTCGGTGTCCGACGTGGCCACCGTGCAGCGCGGCCTGCAGCGCACGCTGCAGTCGACCGAAGACGCGCTGGCCCACCAGGCGCGCATGACGCGCGACATGCAGGACGACCTGCTGCGCACGCGCATGGTCGAGTTCGAGGGCCTGTCTGAGCGCCTTTACCGCGTGGTGCGCCAGGCGGCCAAGGAGACCGGCAAGCCGGTGCGCCTGGACATCGTGGGCGGCTCGATCGAAATCGACCGCGGCGTGCTCGACCGCATGACCCCGGCCTTTGAGCACCTGCTGCGCAACAGCGTGGTGCACGGCATCGAGCCTGCCGCCGAGCGCGCGGCCGCCGGCAAGGACGCCACGGGCACGATCACGCTCGCCGTCAGCCAGCTCGGCAACGAGGTGGCGGTGGATGTGCGCGACGACGGCGGCGGCCTGCACCTGGACAAGATCCGCGAGCGCGCGCTGGCCCTCGGCCTGCTGGCACCCGACGCCACGCCCGACGATGGCGAGCTGGCCAACCTGGTGTTCCAGCCCGGCTTCACCACCGCCGCCGCGCTGACCGATCTGGCCGGCCGCGGCGTGGGCATGGACGTGGTGCGCACCGATGTCAACGCCATGGGCGGGCGCATCGAGACCGCCAGCGCGCCGGGCCAGGGCGCCAGCTTCAAGCTGGTGCTGCCGCTCACCACCGCCGTCACGCAGGTGGTGATGCTGCGCTGCGGTGAGCGCACCGTGGCCGTGCCGTCGACGCTGGTCGAGACCGTCAAGCGCATTCCGGCCGACGAGCTGGCCCAGGCCTACGAGCGTGGCCTGGCCGCGCACGCCGGACGCGAGCTGCCGTTCTTCTGGCTCGACAGCCTGTTGCAGGGTTCGCCACGCGGCACGCTGGGCGGGCGCAGCGGCCAGTCGGTGGTGGTGCGCAGTGCCGACCAGCGCATCGTGCTGCATGTGGACGACGTGCTGGGCAACCAGGAAGTGGTCATCAAGCACCTGGGCCCGCAGCTGGCACGCCTGCCCGGCATGGTGGGCATGACGCTGCTGCCCTCGGGCCTGCCCGCGCCGATCTACAACCCGGTGGCGCTGGCCACGCTGTACGGCGAGCATGCCCGCGCACAGGCCACCGAGTCGCAGCGCGAGGCCCGGCGCGCGGCGGCCGATGCGCGCCCGGCACCGGTGGTGGCCCAGGCGCCGATGGTGCTGGTGGTCGACGATTCGCTCACCGTGCGCCGCGTCACCCAGCGCCTGCTCGAGCGCGAGGGTTACCGCGTGACGGTGGCCAAGGATGGTCTGGACGCACTGGAAAAGCTCACCGGCGAGCTGCCATCGGTGATCCTGAGCGACATCGAAATGCCGCGCATGGACGGCTTCGACCTGGTGCGCAACCTGCGCAGCGACGAGCAGCTGACCCGCCTGCCGGTGATCATGATCACCTCGCGCATTGCGCAAAAGCACCGCGACTACGCCGCCGAACTGGGCGTCAACCACTACCTCGGCAAGCCTTACGCCGAGGACGAGTTGCTGGCCCTGGTGGCGCGCTACGCGCGCAGCGGCGTGGCAGCCGCGGCCTGA
- a CDS encoding cryptochrome/photolyase family protein, whose translation MTTAPHAHPPQPDLPRALVWFRRDLRVDDHAALYHALTQARQVYCAFVFDRSILDALQAAGRQADRRVEFIRDSLVDLDAQLRALGQAHGVEGAGLIVRHGHADTELPALAAELGVQAVYCAHDDEPAALTRDAKVRGRLADAGIVLHTAKDVTVFERSEVLTATGSPYGVFTPYKNAWLKKLGAAGHPRGDGFYLRPYPVARHARHLAPRPPALALAVPTLADIGFLPTNLHQLKLPTGSTGALELLDDFLEQRIDGYHDARDYPAVKGPSYLSTHLRFGTVSIRRLAREAWDRMRGGSRGAEVWLSELIWRDFYHQVLHHHPRVVGHAFRPEYDAIRWEHGKQAEALFAAWCEGRTGYPLVDAAMAQLNQTGYMHNRLRMVVASFLTKDLGLDWRRGEAYFAIHLNDFDLAANNGGWQWAASTGCDAQPYFRIFNPVSQSERFDPEGRFIQRYLPQLARLAPKLIHAPWQARPVDLAAAGVVLGRDYPAPIVDHAAAREQTLARFAVVKSRAIGS comes from the coding sequence CAGCATCCTCGATGCCCTGCAAGCCGCGGGCCGCCAGGCCGACCGCCGTGTGGAGTTCATCCGCGACAGCCTGGTGGATCTGGACGCCCAGCTGCGCGCGCTGGGCCAGGCGCATGGTGTCGAGGGCGCCGGCCTGATCGTGCGCCACGGCCATGCCGACACCGAACTGCCCGCACTGGCCGCCGAGCTGGGCGTGCAGGCTGTCTACTGCGCCCACGACGACGAACCCGCCGCGCTGACCCGTGACGCCAAGGTGCGCGGCCGCCTGGCCGATGCCGGCATCGTGCTGCACACGGCCAAGGACGTGACCGTGTTCGAGCGCAGCGAGGTGCTCACCGCCACCGGCAGCCCGTATGGCGTGTTCACGCCCTACAAGAACGCCTGGCTGAAGAAGCTGGGCGCCGCCGGCCACCCGCGTGGCGACGGCTTCTACCTGCGCCCCTACCCGGTGGCCCGCCATGCCCGCCACCTGGCGCCGCGCCCGCCGGCCCTGGCGCTGGCGGTGCCCACGCTGGCCGACATCGGCTTTTTGCCGACCAATCTGCACCAGCTGAAGCTGCCCACCGGCAGCACCGGCGCGCTGGAGCTGCTGGACGATTTTCTCGAGCAGCGCATCGACGGCTACCACGACGCGCGCGACTACCCGGCCGTGAAGGGCCCCAGCTACCTGAGCACGCACCTGCGCTTCGGCACGGTGTCGATCCGCCGCCTGGCGCGCGAGGCCTGGGACCGCATGCGCGGTGGCTCGCGCGGCGCCGAGGTGTGGCTCAGCGAGCTGATCTGGCGCGACTTCTACCACCAGGTGCTGCACCACCACCCGCGCGTGGTGGGCCACGCCTTCCGGCCCGAGTACGACGCCATCCGCTGGGAGCACGGCAAACAGGCCGAGGCGCTGTTTGCCGCCTGGTGCGAGGGCCGCACCGGCTACCCGCTGGTGGACGCCGCCATGGCCCAGCTCAACCAGACCGGCTACATGCACAACCGCCTGCGCATGGTGGTGGCCAGCTTTCTGACCAAGGACCTGGGGCTGGACTGGCGCCGCGGCGAGGCCTATTTCGCCATCCACCTGAACGACTTCGACCTGGCCGCCAACAACGGCGGCTGGCAGTGGGCGGCCTCCACCGGCTGCGATGCGCAGCCCTATTTCCGCATCTTCAACCCGGTCAGCCAGAGCGAGCGCTTCGACCCCGAGGGCCGCTTCATCCAGCGCTACCTGCCGCAGCTGGCACGGCTGGCACCCAAGCTGATCCATGCACCCTGGCAGGCGCGGCCGGTCGACCTGGCCGCCGCCGGCGTGGTGCTGGGCCGCGACTACCCGGCCCCCATCGTCGACCACGCCGCCGCGCGCGAGCAGACGCTGGCGCGCTTTGCGGTGGTGAAGTCACGCGCCATCGGCAGCTGA